In Galactobacillus timonensis, the genomic window ACTCCGGAGGTGTCTTTATGTTAAGAATGATTGATTTGCCCCAGTTGGATCTTGGCTCTTATAACGGGCTCTACGATATTCTGATCCCTGGAGATAACTTCTGGCGTCAGATGAACGAAACGATTGACTTCTCTTTTGTTGCTAAAGAAGTTCAGAAGAACTACAGCGACTGTATGGGCAGAACTGCAGCTGATCCGGTACTGCTGTTCAAATATCTGCTTCTTAAGACCGCACGTAAGCTCAGTGATCGTGATCTGATTGAAAGAGTCCGATATGACATGGAAATGAAATACTTTCTGGGCTACAGGCCTGAGGAAACTGAATTCATTGATCCGAGCCTGCTTACCAAATTCCGCAGAACCAGACTCAAGGATACCGATCTGCTGGATGTGCTGATTGGCAAGACTGTTGAAATCGGGAAGAAGAAAGGAGTCATTCATGATCATGAAAAGATCATCGTCGATTCCACTCATACCAATGCACTATACCAGCATATTTCTCCGCGTGAGGAACTGATCAGGCGGGCAAAGGAACTGAGAAAGTCTGTATATGCAGCGGATGAAACCATGAAGGACAGAATGCCGAAGAAGCGGGAAAGCAGCGGTCTTCTGGAGGATGAAATCGAATACTGCAAGGAACTGCTGGATCTGATCGCTTCAGATGAGCGGCTTCAGAAGATACCGGATATCCAGGAACGTCTCAATTACCTGAAAGAAGGAGTTGAAGACACGAGAGAACAGCTGGAATTCTCCAGAGATCCGGATGCGAAAGTGGGACACAAGACTGCAGACACTTCCTTCTTCGGGTATAAGACGCATATTGCCATGACCACGGACAGAGTCATTGTGAGTGCAGCAGTGACAACCGGAGAGAAACATGACGGCAAGCAGGCGGCAGATCTGATTGAGAAAGCAGAAGACGCAGGAGTAACCGTAGACGCTCTGATTGGTGATGGCGCATATTCCGAGAAAGACAATATTGAATACACCTCAGAAAAAGGAATTAAGCTGGCATCAAAGCTGAGTGAGAATGTTCTGCATGGAAGCCGGGAGAAAAAGTTTGAGTTCAACAAGGATGCCGGGATGTATGTATGCCCGGCAGGACATATGGCAGTCAGAAAAAGCAAAGGCGGTCAGGAGAAAGCAGCGAATGGTTCTGATACAAAAGTAGTTACCTATTTCTTCGATGTAGAGAAATGCAGAAACTGTCCTTTGCGAAACGGCTGTTACAAGGAAGGTGCGAAGTCTAAAACCTACTCGGTAAAGATCAAATCAGATACGCATATTGCTCAGATGGATTACATGAAATCAGATGAATTCAGAGAACTATATGCTGAGCGATACAAGATCGAGGCTAAGAATGCGGAACTGAAGCAGACCCTCGATTATGGAAATGCCCATGCGTGTGGAATGAGCGGAATGACGATACAGGCAGCAGTATCGATTTTTTTTGTGAACCTGAAGAGGATAAAAACACTGGAAACCAGCGTTAAGGGAGCACCAGATAAGGAATAATCCTTTATGATCCTCACGATATTCCACTGAAAAAAAGAAAATCCTGGCCAGTATCAGAACCGGTCAGGATTCTCATCCAAAATTTTGTTTACAATCCCTACTTTGTCAGCAGACTCGTGTATCATCACACTTTTTGTAACGAGTTTTGCAAAAGAAAAGCCATACCCGCATAAATCATCAGGCACAGCTTCAGTAATCACGAACACGAAACATCTATATTTCTATACCGCTGATCGTGCCAAGATCCGCGTCATACGCGTAAAATAGCCGCGCTGGCGCATCGTATCACAGGCATCGTTCAACAGCCGGCGCGATTGCGTAATACCAAACACCGTTGAGCCGGAGCCTGACATCAGTACGCCATCAAAGCCAAAGTCCGTCAGTTCCTGCTTCACCTTTTTGATTTCCGGCACAAGGTCCATCGACACATCTTCCAGCGAATTGGCTAGACGCCTAACAACGCCAGCATAATCCCCCTCGATCAGCGCCTGCCGCATCCCGTCCACATCCGGATGCACCGGTGTCTCCAGCTCATCAAACTTCTGAAAGGCAAGAGCCGTCGAAACACCGCGCTTCGGCTTCACCAGCAGCACATGGAAGTCAGGGTGGCAGACAAACGGCTCAATCACCTCGCCCGTTCCTTCCACCAGTGCCGGCTGATTCAGTACGCAGAACGGTACGTCAGAGCCTACCGACCGTGCCGCTTTCACCATATCGTTACGTGTCATATGAAGATGTTCCATCCGGTTGAGCATGCGGATGGCGGCCGCTGCGTCGGCGCTTCCGCCTGCGAGGCCGGCCTGTGTCGGTATGTGCTTCTCTAATACACAGGCATATTCCGAATCAAAATGATACATGTCCCGCAATACGCTGATCGCCTTGATCACCGTATTTTTTTCATCCACCGGAAGATAGGAGCGGTTTAAGCGCAGGCTCGTCTCTTCGGCACGTGTCATCTCCAGTACATCATAGAAATCAATCGGTACCATGATCATCCTGAGATCGTGATAACCGTCCTTCCGCCCCTTGACAACATCCAGACAGAGATTGATTTTCGCATACGCACGCTCTTTCATAACGACTCCCGATAGATCTTCATCAGATCATCCACCGACAGCTCCTGCGCCCGGTGCGAAGGTTCGATGCCCGCCCGCCGCAACACATCCGACGCCCTCTGTGCATCATCAAAGTACGTACGCAGATTGTTGTAGATCGTCTTGCGCCGCTGCTGGAACGATGCCCGCACCAGCGCAAAGAAGTCAGCCGTGTTCACAGACGGATCCAGATTGTCACGCCGCGCAAACTGAAGAATAATCGAATCCACCGCTGGCGAAGGATTGAAGCTCCTTCCCGGTACCGTAAACAGCTTCCGGATCGAATAGAGATACTGTCCCTCGACGGAGAGTGCACTGTACTCTGCGCTGCCCGGTGCCGCCGCAAAACGGTCACCGACTTCTTTCTGTACCATCACCGTAATCCAGGGAATATCCCCTTCTTCAAAGATCTTGAACAGTACCGGTGTCGTTATATAGTACGGCAGGTTGGCACATACGCTGATGGAACCGTAGGCTTCCTTCAGCGCCTTAGTCTTTTCATGCAGATCAGCTTCCAGGAAGTCCTGCAGAATGACTTCGACATTGTCATAAGCGCTGAGTGTATCCTTCAGCACCTCGACCATATCTTCATCCACTTCATAACAGGTCACGTGCTTTGAGACGCGGGCAAGAGCCTCCGTCAATGCGCCCAGCCCAGGCCCGATCTCGATGACAGCACCTTCGCTGTGTGATTGTTCTGCGCAGCGTGTCACAATGACCGGATCCACAAGAAAATTCTGGCCGAAGCCTTTCTTCGCCCTGAGATCATACTTTTCCAGGATTTCCTTCGTCCTTGAGGGGACGGCGATCATTTTGCGTTCTTCCACTGTACTATCGTCTCTTTCAGCTGTTCTTTCGTGATGCCAAGACAGCGCAGGCGATGCGCCATGGTCCTGGCATTTCCGTTTCCTATATGATACACGGATCCGACATATTCCCGTAAAGCCGCGGCATCTTTTGCGCCGGTAAAGCCCATGAGATAGAGATCTGTCATCGTCAGATCGCCCGATGGATCTTCGTCGATGACAACGAGGTTGCCAAGTGCCTGATCCAGTGCCTCCTTCGAGGCATGTTCGACGCCGACCTTCTTGTCGGTACGGGCATCTTTCTTTTCTACAAAGGCATTGAGACAGCCGGGTACCGTCTGATTGATGCGGCTGCGGATCCGGTTGCCGGGTGAATCGGGGTCAGTGAACACAATGACGCCGCGCACCTTCTGAACTTTGGCAATGAACTTCAGCGTCGCGTCATCAAGAGAGCTGCCGCCCGTCTCAATCGTGTCGCAGTCATAGTATTTTTTGAGGGTATCGGTGTCGTGATGTCCTTCCACAACGATCACCTGCTTGATGCGCTGCTTCATTTTCCCTCCAGAAAGCGGGTCCAGTTGACATCGATCTGTGCCGCCATCTCTTCCACCGTAATACCGCGGCACTTTGCAAGCACATCCACAATATACGGAATGTTGGACGGATCATTGCGCGTTCCCCGTACCGGTTCCGGCGCCATATAGGGACAGTCCGTCTCCGAAAGCAGATAGTTCACATCAATATCTGCGGCCACTTCCTTTGCGTGACGGCTGTTTTTGAACGTTACCGCTCCGCCCAGGGCGATGTAATAGCCCTGCTTCACAAATTCCCGTGCCATCTCCTTCGTGCCCGAGTAGCAGTGAATAAGGCCATGGACCTTGTGTTCCCGGAGGATGTCAAAGGTATCCTGAATCGCATCGCGGCTGTGCACCAGAATGGGCTTGTTCAGCTTCTTTGCCGTCTCGATCTGACGGATAAAGAGCTGCCGCTGCTTTTCCTGAATGACGGGATCCTTTTCCCAGTGATAGTCGATACCGATCTCGCCGACCGCAGTGATCATCGGATCACCCGCCATCGCTTCAAACCGTTCATAGTCATCTTCGGTGTATGTGCCGGCTTCGTCGGGAAAAATGGCAGTCGCAATCCGGAAGTCGATTCCCTTTCCTTCCTGACTTTGTACAAACGCCTTCGCGCGGCGCGCTTCCTCTTCCTTGAGGGTAATGATCATGATGCGGTCGACGCGGTGCGCCTTAGTCTTTTCCAGTACCGTATCCAGATCATTTTGAAACTCTTCTCCCATGAGGTGGGCATGGGAATCTACATAATGAATGTTTTCCATCGTCATTTTCCAAGGCAGAAGCGGGAGAAGATCTCATCCATGAGCTGTTCCTTTCCGCCTTCGCCGGTAATCTCCTTCAGTGCTTCCCAGGCATTCTGCAGATCCACCGTTACAAGATCGGGGCTGGCGCCGTCCTTCAGTTCCTGTTCGGCGCTGCGCATCGCATCCGCCGCCTGACGGGCAAGGCCGATCTGACGCTCATTATTGAGTGTATCGGACTTTGCGGAAAGGATGCCGTTGTGATAAAGGCGCTCAATCTCGTCAATCAGGGGCTGAATGTCCTTGTTCAGTGCGCTGATCGACAAGGTGCCGGGCAGATCCTTCTCGTCTTTCTTGTTGTAGACAACGATATGGGTGCGGTCTTTGACGGCGTCAAGAATCTTCTGATCCTCTGCCGTAATGCCGGCCGTCGCATCGAGGACGACAATCGCAAGATCCGCCTTCTTTAAAGCGTCGAGAGACTTTTCGATGCCGATCTGTTCCACTTTGTCGCGGGCTTCACGGATACCGGCCGTATCAATCAGATTCAACGTCAGGGAACCGAGGCGTACCGAACCTTCCACAAGGTCACGGGTCGTTCCGGCAATATCGGTGACGATCGCCTTATCCTCTTCCAGCAGAGCATTGAGG contains:
- the ispE gene encoding 4-(cytidine 5'-diphospho)-2-C-methyl-D-erythritol kinase, translated to MKERAYAKINLCLDVVKGRKDGYHDLRMIMVPIDFYDVLEMTRAEETSLRLNRSYLPVDEKNTVIKAISVLRDMYHFDSEYACVLEKHIPTQAGLAGGSADAAAAIRMLNRMEHLHMTRNDMVKAARSVGSDVPFCVLNQPALVEGTGEVIEPFVCHPDFHVLLVKPKRGVSTALAFQKFDELETPVHPDVDGMRQALIEGDYAGVVRRLANSLEDVSMDLVPEIKKVKQELTDFGFDGVLMSGSGSTVFGITQSRRLLNDACDTMRQRGYFTRMTRILARSAV
- a CDS encoding IS1182 family transposase: MIDLPQLDLGSYNGLYDILIPGDNFWRQMNETIDFSFVAKEVQKNYSDCMGRTAADPVLLFKYLLLKTARKLSDRDLIERVRYDMEMKYFLGYRPEETEFIDPSLLTKFRRTRLKDTDLLDVLIGKTVEIGKKKGVIHDHEKIIVDSTHTNALYQHISPREELIRRAKELRKSVYAADETMKDRMPKKRESSGLLEDEIEYCKELLDLIASDERLQKIPDIQERLNYLKEGVEDTREQLEFSRDPDAKVGHKTADTSFFGYKTHIAMTTDRVIVSAAVTTGEKHDGKQAADLIEKAEDAGVTVDALIGDGAYSEKDNIEYTSEKGIKLASKLSENVLHGSREKKFEFNKDAGMYVCPAGHMAVRKSKGGQEKAANGSDTKVVTYFFDVEKCRNCPLRNGCYKEGAKSKTYSVKIKSDTHIAQMDYMKSDEFRELYAERYKIEAKNAELKQTLDYGNAHACGMSGMTIQAAVSIFFVNLKRIKTLETSVKGAPDKE
- the rsmA gene encoding 16S rRNA (adenine(1518)-N(6)/adenine(1519)-N(6))-dimethyltransferase RsmA; the encoded protein is MEERKMIAVPSRTKEILEKYDLRAKKGFGQNFLVDPVIVTRCAEQSHSEGAVIEIGPGLGALTEALARVSKHVTCYEVDEDMVEVLKDTLSAYDNVEVILQDFLEADLHEKTKALKEAYGSISVCANLPYYITTPVLFKIFEEGDIPWITVMVQKEVGDRFAAAPGSAEYSALSVEGQYLYSIRKLFTVPGRSFNPSPAVDSIILQFARRDNLDPSVNTADFFALVRASFQQRRKTIYNNLRTYFDDAQRASDVLRRAGIEPSHRAQELSVDDLMKIYRESL
- the rnmV gene encoding ribonuclease M5 gives rise to the protein MKQRIKQVIVVEGHHDTDTLKKYYDCDTIETGGSSLDDATLKFIAKVQKVRGVIVFTDPDSPGNRIRSRINQTVPGCLNAFVEKKDARTDKKVGVEHASKEALDQALGNLVVIDEDPSGDLTMTDLYLMGFTGAKDAAALREYVGSVYHIGNGNARTMAHRLRCLGITKEQLKETIVQWKNAK
- a CDS encoding TatD family hydrolase, translating into MENIHYVDSHAHLMGEEFQNDLDTVLEKTKAHRVDRIMIITLKEEEARRAKAFVQSQEGKGIDFRIATAIFPDEAGTYTEDDYERFEAMAGDPMITAVGEIGIDYHWEKDPVIQEKQRQLFIRQIETAKKLNKPILVHSRDAIQDTFDILREHKVHGLIHCYSGTKEMAREFVKQGYYIALGGAVTFKNSRHAKEVAADIDVNYLLSETDCPYMAPEPVRGTRNDPSNIPYIVDVLAKCRGITVEEMAAQIDVNWTRFLEGK